The following proteins come from a genomic window of Chaetodon auriga isolate fChaAug3 chromosome 16, fChaAug3.hap1, whole genome shotgun sequence:
- the LOC143333822 gene encoding uncharacterized protein LOC143333822, which translates to MQPQILQPHSQPPTQPQTTTEATTNTPTSQTTTDSTTNAPTSQTTTDSTTNTPTSQTTTDSTTNTPTSQTTTDTTTNTPTSQTTTDSTTNTPTSQTITDATTNTPTSQTTTDATTNTPTSQTTTDSTTNTPTSQTTTDSSPNTPTSQTTTDATTNTPTTQTTTDATTNTPTTQTTTGATTNTLTTQTTTDATTNTPTSQTTTDSTTNTPTSQTTTDSTTNTPTSQTTTDSTTNTPTSQTTTDATANTPTTQTTTDATTNTPTSQTTTDSTTNTPTSQTTTDSTTNTPTSQTTTDATLSPYKLLPRQ; encoded by the exons atgCAACCACAAATACTCCAACCACACAGTCAACCACCGACGCAACCGCAA acaaccaccgaagcaacaacaaatacaccaacctcacagacaaccaccgactcaaccacaaatgcaccaacctcacagacaaccaccgactcaaccactaatacaccaacctcacagacaaccaccgactcaaccactaatacaccaacctcacaaacaaCCACCgacacaaccacaaatacaccaacctcacagacaaccaccgactcaaccactaatacaccaacctcacagacaatcACCGACgcaaccactaatacaccaacctcacagacaaccaccgatgcaaccacaaatacaccaacctcacagaccaccaccgactcaaccactaatacaccaacctcacagacaaccactgactcatcccctaatacaccaacctcacagacaaccacagatgcaaccacaaatacaccaaccacacagacaaccacagatgcaaccacaaatacaccaaccacacagacaaccaccggcgcaaccacaaatacactaaccacacagacaaccaccgacgcaaccacaaatacaccaacctcacagactaCCACCGACTCAACTACcaatacaccaacctcacagacaaccactgactcaaccactaatacaccaacctcacagacaaccaccgactcaaccactaatacaccaacctcacagacaaccaccgacgcaaccgcaaatacaccaaccacacagacaaccaccgacgcaaccacaaatacaccaacctcacagacaaccaccgactcaaccactaatacaccaacttcacagacaaccaccgactcaaccactaatacaccaacctcacagacaaccaccgacgcaacc ctctctccctACAAACTCCTCCCCAGGCAGTAG